The genome window AATCCAAATAGGAAATAGCGGTTGGCTGAACAGACATATCACGCCAATCACGTACTAACTGAGCAAACTCTTCACCAAAGCCCCATTTTTTCATGATAGCGCCACCAATTCTGGCACCGAATCGAGCAATAGCACGATCTAAGAAGGTAGGATTAGCAAAAACGTCATCATGACGCTGCGCTTCAGCTAAGATCGGCAACACCCCGATATTATGAATGAGTCCCATCAGCGTCAGAGTATCAGCCGACACAGTGCTACTACGATGGTCTTCACGATAGTTCGCAAACACCGCCGTTGAAGCCGCAGCGACATCGACAGCTTGATGCCACGCTCGCTCAATATAAATACGAACAATGTCATTTTTGCAGACAAACAACTGTTCCAGCGCCATGGCAATGGCAATGTTCTTAATCGCCCGCATGCCTATGCGATGCAGAGCCGCATTCAACGTCGACACATTAGCCGCTCGCGCATAATGTGCGGTGTTAGCAATACGGATAAGGCGTAAACTTAGCGCAGGATCTTTACTCACCACATCGACTATCTGAGCCAATGTACTGTCAGGGTCATCAACAGCATCACGCACCTGAATAGCCACTTCAGGCAATGAAGGTAACACCAATTCGTCATTTTCCAGCTGGGCTTCCAATATGTGAAACAGGGCTTCTTCTGCGGACATTCAAAGGTTCTCTATTCTTATTGAAACTGTTAGCCAAAGCTGATTTTGGCGCATGTTAACACAGCGATGACATCTGGGTTCGGGAGCTAATTCACAGGATATGAAGGTGGTGATTATTTAACCAGCCGAGTTGCTGAAAATGCGCCTTAGGTGTAGAATTCGCCGCCCTAAACCGGTCATCACACGAGTTATTGCGCCCATGTTCGTTCCAGAATTACTCTCCCCCGCAGGCAGCCTTAAAAACATGCGCTACGCCTTCGCCTATGGTGCAGATGCGGTTTATGCAGGGCAACCCAGATATAGCTTGCGAGTTCGCAACAACGAGTTCGATCTTCCAACTCTGAAGCAAGGGATCGATGAAGCGCACGCGCTTGGCAAGAAGCTCTATGTTGTGTGCAATATCTCTCCCCATAACAGTAAGCTGAAGACCTTCATTAAAGATGTCGGCGAAGTCGTCGCACTAAAGCCTGATGCACTGATCATGTCAGATCCAGGCTTGATCATGATGGTGCGGGAGAACTTTCCCGACATGCCGATCCACTTGTCGGTGCAAGCCAATGCGGTGAACTATGCCACCGTTAAATTCTGGCAAAGCCAAGGGATTGAGCGCGTCATTCTGTCCCGTGAACTCTCCCTCGATGAGATCGAAGAGATCCGCCAACATGTGCCAGAGATGGAGTTAGAAGTCTTTGTTCATGGCGCACTATGTATGGCTTATTCTGGCCGCTGTCTGTTGTCTGGTTACATCAACAAACGGGATCCCAATCAAGGTACCTGTACCAACGCCTGTCGCTGGAAATACGATGCCCACGAAGCGAAGGAAACAGAAACCGGTGATGTTGTCGCCGTAGATCCAAAAGAAGCACAACGTCAGCAAGAGGCTATTGCAGTGCAGGAAATCACCGCACAGCAAGCTGACGCAACATTAGGTGAAGGCCCAGCCAGCAGCGAAATATTCCTGCTACAAGAAGAGATGCGTCCAGGCGAATATATGCCAGCGTTTGAAGATGAGCATGGCACCTACATCATGAACTCGAAAGATCTTCGTGCCATTGAGCATGTCGAACGACTAACCAAGATGGGTGTACATTCGCTAAAAATCGAAGGACGTACCAAAAGCTTCTATTATGTTGCCCGTACTGCTCAGCTCTATCGTAAGGCAATCGACGACGCTGTTGCTGGCAAGCCGTTCGATCCCAATCTGATGACGAGTCTGGAACATCTGGCTCACCGCGGCTATACACCAGGCTTTCTTCAACGTCATCGCCACGGTGCAACGCAGAACTACGAGTACGGTCATTCAGTCAGTACAACTCAACAGTTTGTTGGTGAGATAACCGGCCGCGACGCAGAAACAGGCTTAGTCGAAGTCGAAGTCAAAAATAAGTTTGAGATCGGCCATAGCATAGAGCTGATGACACCTGAGGGTAACCTGACCTTCACACTGGAAGAGATGCAAAATGCGAAAGGTGAGGCGATGAGCGTTGCACCTGGCTCAGGATATACCGTCTACCTGCCGATCCCCGAAGAGATAGATGTTAGCTTCGGGATCCTGATGCGCAACTTGCAAGAGAGCGAAAACACCCGCCAACCTTTCGCTCAGGCAACTTAATACGGCAACAAGAACACTTGCAGCACTTAAATCAGCAAGCGCGCTAAATAGTTAGCGCGCTAACAACCGCACTCCTATTCTTATTCATATCAAGCTAGTAGCCAATACTCTCAGCAGCGGTTTCTCAGCACTCTCCACACCGTACTCACTTTTCTTTGCCTTATATTGCTCCGCCAAGTCCCTTACCTAGCGACTCTAAATTACTTATTTGTTTTAAAAATCAACAATATTTAGAGAAATACAGAAAAATTGTTCTAACCTTATATTTACGAACATTTGTGTAGGCATTAGCACAAGGAAAGAGGTCGTGGCTAGAAAACTCAAAAACAGGAATTGTCTCAGTCAGCGGTGGTGTTATTTCATTGCTTTTTTTGGCTTAGGAAGCTTGCTACAGGGCTGTAGCGATAACGCTCCACGACCAGCCCCATCTCCCCATGAAGTCAAAGTTATCAGTGTCACCACCAAGACCGTACCATTCAAGATCCCCCGCCTAGCACAGATAGAAAGTTCGAGGGAAGTCGCCGTTGTGGCACGGGTATCAGGCTTTCTCGATAAGATAAATTATGACGAGGGAACACTCATAAAAGAGGGTGACGTCATGTTC of Corallincola holothuriorum contains these proteins:
- a CDS encoding HDOD domain-containing protein yields the protein MSAEEALFHILEAQLENDELVLPSLPEVAIQVRDAVDDPDSTLAQIVDVVSKDPALSLRLIRIANTAHYARAANVSTLNAALHRIGMRAIKNIAIAMALEQLFVCKNDIVRIYIERAWHQAVDVAAASTAVFANYREDHRSSTVSADTLTLMGLIHNIGVLPILAEAQRHDDVFANPTFLDRAIARFGARIGGAIMKKWGFGEEFAQLVRDWRDMSVQPTAISYLDFVRVGAIYAKVSKDEKLVENILQLTAEKGIFQEGESPFEHEMFMTRFREIKTAFE
- the trhP gene encoding prephenate-dependent tRNA uridine(34) hydroxylase TrhP; the protein is MFVPELLSPAGSLKNMRYAFAYGADAVYAGQPRYSLRVRNNEFDLPTLKQGIDEAHALGKKLYVVCNISPHNSKLKTFIKDVGEVVALKPDALIMSDPGLIMMVRENFPDMPIHLSVQANAVNYATVKFWQSQGIERVILSRELSLDEIEEIRQHVPEMELEVFVHGALCMAYSGRCLLSGYINKRDPNQGTCTNACRWKYDAHEAKETETGDVVAVDPKEAQRQQEAIAVQEITAQQADATLGEGPASSEIFLLQEEMRPGEYMPAFEDEHGTYIMNSKDLRAIEHVERLTKMGVHSLKIEGRTKSFYYVARTAQLYRKAIDDAVAGKPFDPNLMTSLEHLAHRGYTPGFLQRHRHGATQNYEYGHSVSTTQQFVGEITGRDAETGLVEVEVKNKFEIGHSIELMTPEGNLTFTLEEMQNAKGEAMSVAPGSGYTVYLPIPEEIDVSFGILMRNLQESENTRQPFAQAT